The stretch of DNA aaacgtttttggagaaaaaaaagggCTCCGAAGGATCATTTTTCCCGATGCTGACACCGAAGCATCTGAGGGCGCGGCTGAAGTTCGCGAAAGAACACTTCGATTGGATCGGTCCGAAGACGCGAAAGCGATGGCGAAATATACTGTGGTCGGATGAGACGAAAGTAAACCTCGTCGACTCGGACGGAAAAACTTGGATCCATCGCCCAATAGGCTACGCTTACATGCCACAGTATACCACGAAAGCATTTAAGCATGGAGGAGGGAGCATTATGGTATGCTTCTCCTGGTACGGGGTTGGCTGGGTGGATAAGATCATGGATCAGTACCTCTATGTCCAAATCCTAAGAAATATCatgctgccacacgccgagtgggagatgcccTGAAATGGCAGTTCGTGTTGGATAACGATCCGAAGTACACCGCCAAGACCGtcaaaaagtggttccaggataacaAAATCGACGTCGTGGAGTGGCCTGCGCTGTCACCGGATCTGAAccctatagagaacctatggaggaCCGTGAAAAGATCGGTGCACACGGATAAGTCGAAAAAATCGGTTGAGGTTGTATCcgtgacacgaccgcttaggatgtAGGACCacgcaaacattttttttttaatttgctggTTTACCATTTCTGATAGTATTTatgaatacgtcgaaattcgaTAAATAaccctttagtaaaaagttccggggaccctgaaaagttaCAATTGCTTGCGTGGTTGCAGTgataaacttcaagtgaaatactaactagcgttcacagctcaaggagaaacataaaacacaaaacgagcagaataagcgacctttgttgtttcgggcactgTTCGCGCCCGACTCGACCGCTCCGGAATGACGTCATCGTTGCACGCATTGAGCGCATGCGCGGGACATGCATCACCGACATCACCATGCACCGACGAACCAATATTCATCGCTAACGCTACCCGTTCACAACTACATAAAAAGAGGTGGCGGTCgagagtttattcaatctgtttTCACACGTTATATTGTAACATCGTCAAATAAACCACTAGTTAGAAGAAAAGTGTTTGACTTCCAAGTGCACTCTTGCCTTCCGAATAAACCTTCGCACCATCGATATCTGGCTAGTAGACTGCTGTGGAAACCAATacctgcctttctcaaggcggaAGAAAGAGTTAATTTCCACACAGTTGAAACGTTCTTTCCGCTTTACAGTCCACTGCCTTGGCGCTGAGGAACGCGCCAACatatggtccttcgaaccggatatcGAATCAGAGTGCTTATGCGAATTGGTTATCCGGTGAGAGTGTTGTGAACGGAAGTCTGCTAGGGAAAAGTAGTCCGGAAACGCGTATCGAGTGGGAAGTGTGAAAAGAAAACGTTGAGAATGCCGAGAGTACGACACACACCGAAATCCGACCAAGTTTCGGATAAAGAAGCCGCCACACCATCGAAGAAGGAAGATCCCAGAGAATCCTTGTGCAATCAGCTCCAGCAGATGGAAGCTGCCACACCAAAGAAGAAGGAAACAGTGAACACCAGAGAAAATTTATGCTACCAGCGTCAACAGATCAGCAGAAAAGTGAATGTGATTAACCGTCATCTTGAGGAAGCCGAAGATGAGCCACAGAAGATAAACCCATCATTACTGAAAGTGTTTGCGAAGAAACTGGAGCTCCATTATAAGGAGTTCACAGACATTCATCGCGAAATACAAACATTGACCGTTTCATCTGACATCGAGGAGGAGGAAGAAAAATTAGATCAATTTGACGCGCTTCACACGAACACACTCGCTTTGTTGGAGCAACTCACCGATATATTTTCGCCTGCCATGAATTCCAGAAcagaaaattcaaatcaaactGTGATTGTTCAACAGCCAATAAGAGCACCTGTGCCAACTTTCGACGGCAGAGTGGAGAACTGGCCGAAGTTCCGCACGATGTTTGAGGATATTTTCGCTCGCAGTGGAGATTCCGATGCAGTTAAACTGCACCATCTCGACAAGGCTCTAATAGACGATGCAGCGGGCTGGATTACAGCAAAGATAATTACAGacaacaattttcaacaaacaTGGCAGCAACTCATCGATCAATATGAGAATCCAAGAGTGATCGTCGACACACATCTCGACGGATTGCTTGATTTAAAGCCAATAACTAAGCGAAATTTTAAGGATTTACTCGAATTAGTTAAATCTTTCAATCGCCATGTTGGCGGGCTCGAGTATCAGGGGCTGAAAGTGGATGAGCTTTCAGGCCTCATTTTGGTGAAAATTCTTACGTCGAGATTAGATAGCCAAACACTTCAACTTTGGGAGAGGAACCAACAGCATGCTAAATTACCAAATATTCAAGACACCGTATCCTTCCTTCGCAGCGAATGTCAAGTTTTGGAAAGGTTCCAGAATCGATTCCAGGTTACATCAAAGAAGGCGCAGTCTAAGCAGTATACGAGCTTCAGGCCGTCGAACCAGAAATCATACACAGCAACAGCTGCAACTTCCGTAGGTTCCTGTGAAATATGTAACGAGAGCCACCGCCATTTTGAGTGTCCGGAGTTTCATAAGCTATCACCGATCCAGCGTAACGCAAAGGTGAAGGAATTGAAAATCTGTTTTAATTGTCTCCGTCCTGGGCATAGATCCCTAGAATGTTCATCGAAGAAAACATGCGCTCGATGTCACCGTAAACATCACACACTTTTGCATCAGGAATCGTCTACTACAGAAGACCATTCTTTCAGCCACAAAATGGAAGAACAACCATGTTCCAGCACCCCAGAGAAGTTTACCGTTTGCGAGCCAGTCACCAATACGGTTGTATCTTGTAATTGCCACAGAGCTACTACAACTGTGATGTTAATGACTGCTATGGTGCGGGTCAGAGATAATTGTGGATACACAACGCCTTGCAGAGTGTTGCTGGATAGCGGATCACAAGTGAATTTCATATCCAAGTCGTTAATCGATCGTTTGTCCGTCACACGACGGCCAGTGTACAAGCCCATAGCCGGAATTGGTGGGACCAAAACGTACGCCAAAGAAATAGTGATGGTGGAAGTAGAATCGATGCACTCCGACTATTCCACCAATTTTGAATGTTTAGTGGTTCCTAACATAACGGGATCAATTCCAGCAACGCATATACAAGTATCATCATGGCCAATTGATAACAGTATACCCATCGCAGATCCGAACTTCAACAACCCGGCTCCCATCGATATGCTAATTGGCGTCTCACAATTTTTACAATTGTTGAAGACGGGCCGTGTTCAGCTAGGAAACAACTTGCCTGAATTGATAGAAACACATCTTGGATGGGTAGTTGCTGGTAGCATCGACGATGGCGACTCTCAACATTGTTTAGCCGTtgcaaatgattcaatttccgaAGTTCTACGCCAGTTTTGGGAGTTGGAAGAAATTCATGAAGCTTCACAATCTACTGAACAAGAAGAGTGCGAGAAAATATTCCAAACAACCCATTATCGAGATATTACAGGAAGATATGTGGTAAGTTTACCTTTGCGAGAATCAATTCAAGACCTAGGTAACAATCGAACACTGGCCATGCGACGCTTCCTTTCGCTGGAAAGAAGACTTGCGAGAAATCCGGAACTGAAGCAACAGTATCAGCAATTTATCGAAGAATATGAATCTATGGGACACTGTCGAGAAATAAAGGAATCCAATTGTTCACTCGACAAGGGCACGTATTATATTCCGCATCAAGCTATTCTGCGCCCATCGAGTTCAACAACAAAACTGCGAGTAGTGTTTGATGCATCGTCTAAAGCATCACCGAGTGACAAATCACTAAATGACGTCCTTCAAGTAGGAGGAATACTTCAAAGCGATATTTTCAGTATCCTGCTACGATTCAGGAAACATCGTTTCGTTTTCACAGCCGACATTTCAAAAATGTATCGTCAGATCCGAATCAATCCAAACCAGACACGCCTCCAAAGAATATTCTGGCGTTCTCATCAAGATGACCCTCTTCGTATACTGGAACTTACTACAGTGACGTACGGCACGGCTGCCGCACCATTCTTAGCGACCAGATGTTTGATGCAGCTTTGCGAGGACGAAAATGATTCATTTCCACTCGGCGCACAAATCGTCCGCCAAGATTGCTATGTTGATGACGTTATTTCGGGTGCGAATTCAATTAACGAAGCGCTTGTCACCCGCAACCAAATTCGAGGACTGCTGATGAAAGGTGGATTTCCAGTTCATAAATGGAGTTCGAATAGTGCTGAAATTTTAAATGACATACCGGAACCGGACCGAGAAAAgttagtgcatttggacaatacaTCAGTTGTTATAAAGACTTTAGGGATGATATGGAGTCCAGAACAAGACGTGTTTGTTTTTAGTGTAAACAGTGACAATCGTAACCCGACCAAGCGCTCGGTATTGTCCGACATTGGTAAACTTTTCGATCCTCTGGGACTTCTAACACCAGTCACCGTTATCGCCAAGATGATTATGCAGAAAATTTGGAAATCTGGTCTCCCATGGGACGCACCTTTGGAGAACGAGCTACTGGAATCCTGGTTACATTTTCGTGAGGCTTTAGCATCAGTGAGCGAAATAAAAATTCCCAGATATACCATGATTGTAAGTGCTGCTGTCGTGGAAATTCATGGGTTTTCCGACGCTTCAAATGCTGCATATGGAGCAGTAATATACATTCGATGCATCCTAGCAGATGGTACAATCCGCCTTAATATGTTGTGCAGTAAATCCAAGGTATGTCCAATGGGTGAAATGAGTATTCCCCGCAAGGAATTGCTTGGCGCTCGCCTTCTCTCGCGTTTAATAGTGAAAGTGCTGAAATCTCTACAGTTGGAGGTCAAACAAGTGGTTCTATGGTGTGACAGCCAAGTGGTGTTAGCTTGGCTTCAGAAGCCACTATCAGTTTTAGAAGTGTTTGTACGTAATCGCGTGGCAGAAATAGTGAAAAATACCGAAACTTATGCATGGAAGTATGTGAAATCCAAACAAAACCCCGCCGATTTGATCTCCAGAGGACAGTTTCCAAAGGCTCTCAGTACTAACGAACTTTGGTGGACTGGCCCAAAATACCTTAGCATCCTCGAGTATCAATCAGAAACCCCTGAAGACATTCCTGAAAATGAAATTCCGGATATCAAGCAGACAACTGTCATAGCCGTGCCAGTAATCAACAACGAGAAGTTGCCGATATTTTCAAAGTTTAGCTCCTTCAGGAAACTGCAGCGGGTACTCGCATTTGTGCAGCGATTCATCCGCAATTGCCAGCTTAAATCATGTACGGAACGAGTTCTGAAAAATCATCCCACCATTCAAGAACTCCGTTCAGCCTCTCACTTGATAGTGCAGATCATACAACAAGACGTTTTTGCTGATGAAATTCAACGAGTACGAGCTGGAGAACCCAGTAGGAAATTATCCGCTCTTAATcctatttacatagatggtgtGTTGCGCGTTGGAGGAAGGCTTCAAAACTCCCAGTTATCTTTTAACAGCAAGCATCCGTATTTGCTCCCTAAACATTCAATTACCGATCAAATTATCCGCATGTATCATGAAGAACACCTACATATCGGACCAACAGCATTACTAGCAGCTCTTCGTATGCAGTTCTGGCTAATAGATGGAAGATCCAGCGTTCGGAAGATTACACGAAATTGCGTCACCTGTTTTAGATCAAAACCTAAAGGTTCCAGTCAGTTGATGGGAAATTTGCCGTCTTGCCGAGTTACACCCGCTTATCCGTTTGAAAGAGTTGGAATCGATTATGCCGGGCCTGTGTTTGTCAAAGAAGGCCGACATAAACCAAAGATTGTCAAAGCATTTATAGCTGTCTTTATATGCATGTCAACTAAGGCGGTTCATCTAGAATTAGTGTCTGATATGTCAACAGCTGCTTTTTTAGCAACATTGCAGCGATTTGTGAGCCGACGGGGCCTTTGCCGAGAAATATTTTCAGACAACGGAGCCAACTTTAGAGGGGCCAAATCCGAGCTAAATGAATTGTATCATCGGTTCAGAAACCGAGAAGTTGTACACGAAATTGAATGTTTCTGTCTACCAAAGGAAATCTCCTGGAATTTCATTCCTCCAGAAGCGCCAAATTTTGGCGGGCTCTGGGAAAGTGCTGTCAAGATTGCCAAATACCATCTTAAAAGGATATTGAAAACTGCAAATCTGACATTTGAAGAGTATACCACCGTTCTCACCCAAGTAGAGGCAGTTATGAATTCCCGTCCTTTATGCACAACATCTGCAGTACCCGATGCTGATATTCTTACGCCAGGTCATTTCTTAATAGGTCGTCCCCTGATTGCGACACCGGAGCCTAGTTACAACGAACTACCAACGAATCGATTATCGAGATGGCAATTTCTTCAGCACTTACGTGAACAGTTTTGGAGACAATGGAGCCATGATTATTTGTTGAGTTTGCAGCCGAGAGGTAAAAACCGTACGAAGCAGCCAAATATTCGTCCTGGTATGATCGTGTTGCTTGAACAAAGAGATATACCACCGCAATGTTGGAAATTGGGGAGAATAGTACAAACCTATCCGGGTCCCGATGAACTAGTAAGAGCAGTAGATGTCAAGATAGGAGATTCGGTGTATAGAAGAGCAGTATCGAAATTATCTGTCCTTCCCATTGACGACAATGCAGCAGATTCAGTGAGTTCTTTGCAGCCTGGCGGGAGTATGTTCGCGCCCGACTCGACCGCTCCGGAATGACGTCATCGTTGCACGCATTGAGCGCATGCGCGGGACATGCATCACCGACATCACCATGCACCGACGAACCAATATTCATCGCTAACGCTACCCGTTCACAACTACATAAAAAGAGGTGGCGGTCgagagtttattcaatctgtttTCACACGTTATATTGTAACATCGTCAAATAAACCACTAGTTAGAAGAAAAGTGTTTGACTTCCAAGTGCACTCTTGCCTTCCGAATAAACCTTCGCACCATCGATATCTGGCTAGTAGACTGCTGTGGAAACCAATacctgcctttctcaaggcggaAGAAAGAGTTAATTTCCACACAGTTGAAACGTTCTTTCCGCTTTACAGTCCACTGCCTTGGCGCTGAGGAACACGCCAACAGGCACAGatagattctgagaattttcctcagagcaGATGCAATACTCATACGCTAGCTAAAGCTTACtaactatgcaagggtggagtttacttcgcaaatattctcttttcgcaacacccttcgttgtttctattctagtggctgcataagttgcccgttattgacagcgcTGTtcgggatagcacacaaatggacagaacaaatgtatggggaattgGGAATGCTTccgattttcatcaatttaaaccatatacagactatggtattgtaatgtatagcatatcaaacaaatcttaaatttccgattcgattggtatgcaaaccgttaaaatccattcgcagcaaaaatagttattaacgttaactttatttcataaaaacgtgacctgttttcagatttggcacccttgatgtaagacgtagtcctacgtcaaaaaaagaagCACACTGTGGGATAGGATCCAAGCTTGTTGGTATGCCATCCCGGTCACCAGGTGCCAGAAGCTGGTGGAATCCATCCCGGTTAAGAAAGGTTACACGACCAAGTACTAAGTAATGtgttaattatagatatgataaacatgtggcatgtacacgatttaaattcggctctgttacacataaaattcggctctgttacagctaaaaaactccagcctaaaataaacaagagataaaaaaaaacatgaattttaAAACCGGTCTTAACTTTTGTGGtgtcattttagttgttaagtatgcttaaaacacattttttaatgaatgactacAGATGCCATacatttcttcgaacaatgcaaataaattattataaatggattgtcAAATTGTGTGGTGCCTACAAATAGTGAATCGCTACTCACGAGCTTCCCATCTGCTCGTAAAGAGTGCTGTTTGATATCCGTATTCCATCTGCTGTATGATTCTTGATTAGCGCCTTGATCTGTATATCATCAGTGGTgacacgaactttccggacaacccaatgaGATAAAAGATTAGCATTACTTTGTCATAGCGTCTTAAGAAGTTCTAAATTATTCTTTTTTGTCCAGTGTAAGTTTACAGTGAGTTACCGAATGCCTTTTTTCTATAATTCACCTCAAGAATTGTTCATCAAAATATATAATCAGAGAAAACGCGAGATTACAATATCCGGATATAAACGTGAATGATTGCTTCAATCTGTTATTATTATAATGTACGTGATGCGTGATGGAACCATCAAACTCCTCATTTCCCTGTTCGTGATAGCAGGGACACCGCAAACCGGATCGCAACGAGGTTAGGGTTGTCCAGACGAATATGGACTTTCGGCTGTTTCAATCATGGAAACGAACATTACATCCAAAATCTTTCATATATAATTGAGTATgtattatacatatatttatagatttttcagATGTTGTTCCTTCTATCCTTTTCTCAGTTAACCTCTTGCTCTGAATGCGAACAATAACAATTTTCCCTCCATCTTATGTTTCTGCATGTCATCATGTCTTATGTCTTTGTTATGTGGtatattttttctgttattgTGTCCAACTCTTTCTCGCTCTAAACTTCGCCTACTTAATGTTACTTACAGCTTAAGCCTTAGTGTTGTTTTTTGTAATTAATTAGTAGTTACCGTTTTATCCCCAAATAGCATTTGTCTTTCTACTTACACTCGCCGCGGAGTTCTACTACTGTATCTTTTCAACATCTCTTTAGCAAGTGTTTCTCATGGTATAAAAATACTGTTGTTTGTATGTGTAAGTCAGAAATGTTAAGGCGCTCGCAGCAATTCAGGATAGGGGAATAATTTTCACAGCAACGAAAGTTGCTAATCGTATTTTATGTTTTGCGAACAGAGGgatgaataggattttttttcaaggaaTATACAGAACCTAGAATTTCATATAAAGCCGAAGCAGAGCATTTGTCCTTCAAACTTGGGGTGAGCACAAAACAGAAATATAACTGTTTGAACATTCTTCTACCATCTTACATCTTACACGCTTAAATGGGTTTCTTGGACGGAAAACTTGCTTAGTATTTTGTTGGTTTCTAAACATAATAGCGCAGCAGCAAATCAAAAACAATGGTTGCGCTCAATGTATCCTTATGCGGTAGAAGAGAGGCTGTCACAATGTTATTTGTCTCGCATTTTCCTTTCAAGCTTTTACGTTTTTTGAGCTGAATTCTTTTCTCTGGATTACCATTCTCCTCACAATCAGTTCTGGCCACCCTGGGGGTTCCCTTACGAAGGTTCGGTTGTAGTTTAATATCGCATCTCATTCAGTATTAGGAATATTTACAACAATTCTCGGTCACTCAATTACATCACACACATACATGACTGCACACACTCACGTTACGTTTATTCACATTTCACCCGTTTCTCTTAGTTGTACATGTTCCGTAACGGTAAATATTAGTT from Toxorhynchites rutilus septentrionalis strain SRP chromosome 3, ASM2978413v1, whole genome shotgun sequence encodes:
- the LOC129772959 gene encoding uncharacterized protein LOC129772959 gives rise to the protein MPRVRHTPKSDQVSDKEAATPSKKEDPRESLCNQLQQMEAATPKKKETVNTRENLCYQRQQISRKVNVINRHLEEAEDEPQKINPSLLKVFAKKLELHYKEFTDIHREIQTLTVSSDIEEEEEKLDQFDALHTNTLALLEQLTDIFSPAMNSRTENSNQTVIVQQPIRAPVPTFDGRVENWPKFRTMFEDIFARSGDSDAVKLHHLDKALIDDAAGWITAKIITDNNFQQTWQQLIDQYENPRVIVDTHLDGLLDLKPITKRNFKDLLELVKSFNRHVGGLEYQGLKVDELSGLILVKILTSRLDSQTLQLWERNQQHAKLPNIQDTVSFLRSECQVLERFQNRFQVTSKKAQSKQYTSFRPSNQKSYTATAATSVGSCEICNESHRHFECPEFHKLSPIQRNAKVKELKICFNCLRPGHRSLECSSKKTCARCHRKHHTLLHQESSTTEDHSFSHKMEEQPCSSTPEKFTVCEPVTNTVVSCNCHRATTTVMLMTAMVRVRDNCGYTTPCRVLLDSGSQVNFISKSLIDRLSVTRRPVYKPIAGIGGTKTYAKEIVMVEVESMHSDYSTNFECLVVPNITGSIPATHIQVSSWPIDNSIPIADPNFNNPAPIDMLIGVSQFLQLLKTGRVQLGNNLPELIETHLGWVVAGSIDDGDSQHCLAVANDSISEVLRQFWELEEIHEASQSTEQEECEKIFQTTHYRDITGRYVVSLPLRESIQDLGNNRTLAMRRFLSLERRLARNPELKQQYQQFIEEYESMGHCREIKESNCSLDKGTYYIPHQAILRPSSSTTKLRVVFDASSKASPSDKSLNDVLQVGGILQSDIFSILLRFRKHRFVFTADISKMYRQIRINPNQTRLQRIFWRSHQDDPLRILELTTVTYGTAAAPFLATRCLMQLCEDENDSFPLGAQIVRQDCYVDDVISGANSINEALVTRNQIRGLLMKGGFPVHKWSSNSAEILNDIPEPDREKLVHLDNTSVVIKTLGMIWSPEQDVFVFSVNSDNRNPTKRSVLSDIGKLFDPLGLLTPVTVIAKMIMQKIWKSGLPWDAPLENELLESWLHFREALASVSEIKIPRYTMIVSAAVVEIHGFSDASNAAYGAVIYIRCILADGTIRLNMLCSKSKVCPMGEMSIPRKELLGARLLSRLIVKVLKSLQLEVKQVVLWCDSQVVLAWLQKPLSVLEVFVRNRVAEIVKNTETYAWKYVKSKQNPADLISRGQFPKALSTNELWWTGPKYLSILEYQSETPEDIPENEIPDIKQTTVIAVPVINNEKLPIFSKFSSFRKLQRVLAFVQRFIRNCQLKSCTERVLKNHPTIQELRSASHLIVQIIQQDVFADEIQRMVCCALEEGFKTPSYLLTASIRICSLNIQLPIKLSACIMKNTYISDQQHY